The nucleotide sequence ATTGGGAAAGAAGATGCCCAATCAGCCAAGGTGTTATTAGATAACGACCTTGTGAAGGCTACAAATGCGGCAAAGAATAACCATATCTTCTACCCCGAAACCTTTGGACAGTACATCACCGTTCATGGTTTGAATAACACCAAGGCCATGATTGATCAGTTAACCGAAGCACTATCCAAGTAGCCAACGCTTCGCGTCTATATGACCGCACCGGTTAGCCAACCACAGCCGCTGTACCGATCCCCATGGGTGATTGGGACAGCGGTTGTCCTCGTGACCATTGCGTTGGCTGTTACAAGCGTTTTCGTTGGCGCGGCTGATCTCACGCCAAGCGATGTGCTTACCGGTCAACTGAACGAAGCGCAACGGTCAGCCCTCTTTATTAGCCGGATCCCGAGAACAATCGCTATCGTATTGTCAGGATCGGCTATGGCTGTCGCTGGATTGGTGATGCAGTTGGTCGTCCGAAACCGATTTGTTGAACCATCAACAACGGGCACCACGGCCGGGGCCAGTGCCGGCATACTCATCGTGTTGCTAGTAAACCCTGGCGCTCCAGTGATCATCAAGTTGATCGTTTCCACCATTGGGGCACTAACCGTGACCGCGGTATTCGTTGTCCTGATCGCTCGGATCCCTGCCCGCCAAAGTGTGCTGATCCCACTTGTAGGCATTATGACAGCCACTGTTGTTGAAGCTGGTGTCACCTTTGTCGCACTGCGGCACAACTTGCTTCAGTCCATAGGTGCTTGGACGACCGGCAATTTTGCACCGATTATCGCTGGACGATACGAATTACTATTTCTCGTTGGGCTAGCCAGTCTGGCCACGTGGGTAACCGCTGATCGCATCACGATAATTGGTCTTGGCAAAGACACCGCCACGAACCTTGGGGTCTCTTATCGCGCAACCCTTATTTGGGGGTTGGCATTGGTTGCAGTCACCAGTTCAATCGTGGTAACTGTCGTTGGCGGGCTGCCCTTTCTTGGCCTCGTGGTTCCAAACTTAGTCAGTATCGTTATTGGTGACCGTCTGCGCTTTTCGATTCCGTGGGTTGCCATTTCTGGTGCTGGGTTAGTCCTCGTTGCAGATGTCATCGGCCGGATCGTCATCCCCCCCTTTGAACTGCCAATTGGTACCACACTTGGGGTGATTTGTTCTGGCATATTCCTCGGCCTTGTCATGCATTTGGACGAACATCGTGACTGAATCGCCACCACAACCACCTCAACCTATCGCACGAACGATTCCCGTTTATCACCGACGACCGTTCTGGGTGCTCACCATCAGTTTGGTGGTACTGATTGTTGCAAGTATCGCCTTTGTTACCCTCTCTGTAGACAACGGCAAGTTGCTCTTCACATGGGATGCCGTATCGCCATCACTGACCGCAAAACTCCTCGGTATGCGCCTGGGCAAATTGGGCCCAATGATTGTTGTGGGATTTGCAGTGGGGCTCGCCACCATCGTGTTTCAAACGATCACACGAAACCGTATTCTCACCCCAAGCATCATGGGTATTGATGATCTCTTTGCCCTCATCCAAACGCTTTTAGTGTTCTTCCTCGGGGGGATGAATGTATCAGCAATCCCCGGCCCACTTCTCTTTGGACTCGAAAGCATCCTGCTCTTGGGTATGTCCTCACTTTTGTTTTATGTCGTCTTTATTCGCGCCCACCGAAGTCTGTACAGCCTTGCCCTTGTAGGTATCATCACCGGCATTTTCTTTCGTTCTATTGCCTCGCTATTTAAACGGCTCATCGACCCACAAGAGTTTCTGGTTGTCATTGACCGTTCACTTGCCAGATTTGAAGCGGTCGATCCGGCGCTCTTTCTAACAACCCTGGCGTTATGCGGCGTTGCCAGCCTGATTATTTGGCATTGTCGCTACCAACTAGACATCCTGACCTTAGGTCGGGCATCGTCCATCAGCCTTGGTCTGGCTTACTCACCCGTGGTACTCGTACTTCTCGTCTGTTGTGCCCTCTTGGTCAGCGTGACAACCGCGCTGATCGGCCCACTCACCTTTTTAGGCCT is from Stomatohabitans albus and encodes:
- a CDS encoding ABC transporter permease, with the protein product MTAPVSQPQPLYRSPWVIGTAVVLVTIALAVTSVFVGAADLTPSDVLTGQLNEAQRSALFISRIPRTIAIVLSGSAMAVAGLVMQLVVRNRFVEPSTTGTTAGASAGILIVLLVNPGAPVIIKLIVSTIGALTVTAVFVVLIARIPARQSVLIPLVGIMTATVVEAGVTFVALRHNLLQSIGAWTTGNFAPIIAGRYELLFLVGLASLATWVTADRITIIGLGKDTATNLGVSYRATLIWGLALVAVTSSIVVTVVGGLPFLGLVVPNLVSIVIGDRLRFSIPWVAISGAGLVLVADVIGRIVIPPFELPIGTTLGVICSGIFLGLVMHLDEHRD
- a CDS encoding iron chelate uptake ABC transporter family permease subunit, whose amino-acid sequence is MTESPPQPPQPIARTIPVYHRRPFWVLTISLVVLIVASIAFVTLSVDNGKLLFTWDAVSPSLTAKLLGMRLGKLGPMIVVGFAVGLATIVFQTITRNRILTPSIMGIDDLFALIQTLLVFFLGGMNVSAIPGPLLFGLESILLLGMSSLLFYVVFIRAHRSLYSLALVGIITGIFFRSIASLFKRLIDPQEFLVVIDRSLARFEAVDPALFLTTLALCGVASLIIWHCRYQLDILTLGRASSISLGLAYSPVVLVLLVCCALLVSVTTALIGPLTFLGLLVANIAVAVSNTYSHSWLLPITGVIGSATLVSAQFVLERLLGVGTVVMVVIELIGGMLFLILLLKGAIK